A single region of the Cyanobacteria bacterium GSL.Bin1 genome encodes:
- a CDS encoding capsular biosynthesis protein — MNQEEFSTQSDLGYGQLFAIFWRRRYWFATVFFGVLAVAVPLALLKDPIYRSTLQLLVEPNYRDREAGIENEFTDSGVEIDYATQLQLMQSSGLMQKAVNQLSIRYPNLDVNQISQSLQLAQLGNDQPTKIFEVSYSGENPKKTQDVLQAMQEVYIEYNLEQQEQRLSQGLSFINQQLPETREELASAEEKLKQFRTSYNAIVPDQEASELAEALQSLKLEQETLQGQIQESQARYQELQQQLDQSPQNALISARLSESSRYQTLLNQLQETEVEIATQSSRFTEASPIVQNLLEQRSELRQLLHQQVEQVLGRIPPQLNLSEIALEKQGQLGSTDLSLAQSLVETQTQLESLQARERSLAETEAELRADLQEFPNLIAEYNRLQQEVEVKRDSLDQLLVARQELGVELARGGFKWQVVEPPRLGDQVGPNTQQDLLLGGVVAIFLGGVVAFVREAIDDALRSADQIQEEALTLLGTTPKLPEPNLSRFRINLPWEEERDSPILEILQWLPFRDALDLIYKNIELVSSGSTLRSLAVTSALSGEGKSTLALGLALSAARCYRRVLLIDADLRQPSLHEELNLPNTSGLATILAGETKPLPHQVTIMGSEIDVLTAGPISADPVPLLSSGRLQELKGALRDYDLIIFDTPPVLGVVDPLQVASVCSSTLLVARLDYLTQTELRQVSAQLSKLNIIGIVANGARQIPNRYFASAESNHHSDDNSKKVSQPLLGKQSGLRQSQELEERPLAQLAAELNAQQNSLEQVVAFIQDQEKELEEQLERIHELEERLQQAQASFKEDLRIQLVEEKDRYHFLEKSLVGQRQTFQSREDVIQQYQEVLRHRRTELDRN, encoded by the coding sequence ATGAATCAAGAAGAATTCAGCACGCAATCTGACTTAGGGTACGGACAGCTCTTTGCGATCTTTTGGCGACGGCGTTACTGGTTTGCCACTGTTTTTTTTGGGGTATTGGCAGTTGCGGTGCCCTTGGCGTTGCTAAAAGATCCAATTTACCGGAGTACCCTCCAGCTTTTAGTTGAGCCCAATTACCGAGATCGAGAAGCCGGAATCGAAAACGAGTTTACTGATTCAGGGGTAGAAATCGACTATGCGACCCAACTACAACTGATGCAGAGTTCAGGATTGATGCAAAAAGCGGTTAACCAGCTCAGCATCCGTTATCCAAATCTTGATGTTAATCAAATCAGTCAATCGCTTCAACTCGCTCAGTTGGGGAACGATCAACCAACCAAAATCTTTGAGGTTAGCTACAGCGGGGAAAACCCGAAGAAAACTCAAGATGTTTTGCAAGCGATGCAGGAGGTCTATATTGAATACAATCTTGAACAGCAGGAGCAGCGTTTAAGTCAAGGGCTCAGCTTTATCAATCAGCAGTTGCCCGAAACCCGGGAAGAACTTGCCAGTGCCGAGGAGAAACTTAAGCAGTTTCGTACTTCTTATAATGCGATTGTTCCCGATCAAGAAGCAAGTGAACTGGCAGAAGCATTGCAATCGCTTAAACTGGAGCAGGAAACACTCCAAGGACAGATCCAAGAAAGTCAGGCTCGCTATCAAGAGCTCCAGCAGCAACTCGATCAGTCGCCTCAAAATGCCCTAATTTCAGCTCGTTTAAGCGAATCCTCCCGTTACCAGACTCTTCTCAATCAGCTTCAGGAAACAGAAGTGGAGATTGCCACTCAAAGCAGTCGGTTTACGGAAGCCAGTCCAATCGTGCAAAACCTACTCGAACAGCGCAGCGAGCTGAGGCAACTGTTACACCAACAGGTTGAGCAGGTGCTGGGACGCATTCCGCCGCAACTCAACCTGTCGGAAATCGCCTTAGAAAAACAAGGGCAGTTAGGCAGTACCGATTTGAGTTTAGCGCAATCGCTGGTGGAAACCCAGACCCAATTAGAAAGTTTACAGGCTCGGGAGCGCAGCTTAGCGGAGACAGAAGCTGAATTGCGTGCCGATCTGCAGGAATTTCCGAACTTAATTGCTGAATATAACCGACTCCAACAGGAGGTAGAAGTCAAGCGAGATAGCCTTGACCAGCTGCTAGTCGCGCGACAGGAATTAGGGGTTGAGCTCGCTAGAGGAGGATTTAAATGGCAAGTTGTCGAACCGCCGCGATTAGGGGATCAAGTTGGTCCCAACACACAGCAGGATCTCCTATTAGGAGGAGTCGTTGCCATCTTCCTCGGGGGCGTTGTCGCTTTTGTTCGAGAAGCGATTGATGATGCGCTGCGGAGTGCCGACCAGATTCAGGAAGAAGCTTTAACCTTGCTCGGGACCACGCCGAAACTGCCAGAGCCAAACCTCAGTCGTTTTCGGATCAATCTGCCATGGGAAGAGGAAAGAGATTCTCCAATTTTAGAAATTTTACAGTGGCTCCCCTTCCGAGACGCCTTAGACTTAATTTATAAAAACATAGAGCTAGTGAGTTCAGGGTCAACCCTTCGCTCATTGGCAGTAACATCGGCTCTCTCGGGAGAAGGGAAATCAACCCTTGCTTTGGGGTTAGCCCTCAGTGCTGCTCGTTGCTACCGCCGCGTTCTGCTCATTGATGCTGACCTGCGTCAGCCTAGTCTACATGAGGAGCTCAACTTACCTAATACATCTGGCTTAGCCACTATTTTAGCTGGGGAAACTAAGCCACTGCCTCATCAAGTTACTATCATGGGGTCAGAAATTGATGTGCTCACCGCTGGACCCATAAGCGCCGATCCAGTCCCGCTTTTGAGTTCTGGGCGGTTGCAAGAGCTCAAAGGAGCCCTGAGGGATTATGATCTGATTATCTTCGATACGCCGCCGGTGCTAGGGGTTGTCGATCCCCTCCAAGTGGCTTCTGTCTGTAGTAGCACTCTCTTAGTGGCTCGTCTCGATTATTTGACACAAACTGAGCTAAGGCAGGTCTCAGCTCAGTTGAGCAAGTTGAATATCATCGGAATTGTGGCTAATGGAGCAAGACAAATCCCCAATCGCTATTTTGCAAGCGCTGAATCGAATCATCACTCAGATGATAATTCCAAAAAGGTATCCCAACCCCTGTTAGGAAAACAAAGCGGCTTACGGCAAAGTCAAGAATTAGAAGAAAGACCGCTGGCACAGCTAGCAGCAGAGCTGAATGCCCAACAAAATTCACTTGAGCAAGTTGTTGCTTTTATTCAAGATCAAGAAAAAGAATTAGAAGAACAATTAGAAAGAATTCACGAGCTGGAAGAACGATTGCAGCAAGCTCAAGCTAGCTTCAAAGAAGACCTGAGAATCCAATTGGTAGAGGAAAAAGATCGCTATCACTTTTTAGAGAAATCCTTAGTGGGTCAACGTCAAACTTTTCAATCGCGAGAAGATGTGATCCAGCAATATCAGGAAGTTCTTAGGCA
- a CDS encoding glycosyltransferase → MKPSQKDRAYDLIISSSSSFSKAVQKRPSAKHICFCHNITRFLWDTNTYLKEYKDFKTFLPFLKPILKKMRKIDVIYAQEPCLFIANSSVVAHRIKLFYEREALVINYPIDSSKFMFSASKDEFYLISSRFLSYKRIDIAIEAFNWLGWPLLIIGNGPERKFLESKALSNIQFLGYVSDEMRADLMSRAQSVIVTALEDYGLVPVEANASGTPVIGYGAGGILDTQISGKTGILFTPQTPDALIAALLEGKQQEWDYQWIRDRALSHFSESAFFHQVEQVIEQALGETNILARSK, encoded by the coding sequence ATGAAACCGTCCCAGAAGGACCGGGCTTATGACCTGATCATCAGCAGCAGCAGTAGCTTTTCCAAAGCTGTTCAGAAAAGACCCAGTGCCAAACATATTTGTTTTTGTCATAATATTACCCGCTTTTTGTGGGATACAAATACCTATCTCAAGGAATACAAAGATTTCAAAACTTTTCTCCCCTTCCTAAAGCCCATCTTAAAGAAGATGAGAAAAATCGATGTTATTTATGCTCAAGAACCATGTCTGTTCATTGCCAATTCTAGTGTTGTTGCTCATCGCATTAAATTGTTTTACGAAAGAGAGGCATTGGTAATCAATTATCCAATTGACAGCAGCAAATTTATGTTTTCAGCGTCTAAGGATGAGTTTTATCTCATATCGTCTCGTTTTCTGAGCTACAAGCGGATTGATATTGCGATTGAAGCGTTTAACTGGTTGGGTTGGCCGCTCCTGATTATTGGGAATGGACCGGAACGAAAGTTTTTAGAGTCAAAGGCGCTGAGTAATATTCAGTTTTTAGGTTATGTCAGCGATGAAATGCGGGCTGATTTGATGTCTCGCGCACAGTCAGTGATTGTGACCGCCTTAGAAGACTATGGACTGGTCCCCGTAGAAGCCAATGCTAGTGGGACCCCCGTGATTGGTTATGGCGCGGGGGGAATTCTAGATACACAGATTTCAGGAAAAACGGGAATTTTGTTTACCCCTCAAACCCCCGACGCCCTGATCGCCGCCCTTTTGGAAGGGAAGCAACAGGAGTGGGACTATCAGTGGATTCGAGATCGCGCTTTAAGCCATTTTTCCGAGTCGGCATTCTTTCATCAAGTGGAACAAGTCATCGAGCAAGCGTTAGGTGAGACAAACATCTTAGCCAGGAGCAAGTGA